One genomic window of Rhizomicrobium sp. includes the following:
- a CDS encoding acetyl-CoA acetyltransferase yields MTDIDPRTPILVGGAQFTQRTAKSDIRASLGPVEMLAKVSADALADTGAKNLASAIDTVAVVRFTADSPGDQGRLPKRMFRNPPLSLANRIGAAPRRAFYTATGGNTPQWLVNRTAEEIANGICDVALLAGAEYIASLLGAMKQGVDLGWTTGPDADPGSDPEEIGDMRPGTTDYERRHGLAFPVNVYPLFENGLRGMKRRSPAEHLKWLGEFFSPFTRVAAENPYSWFPTYRSAEEISTPTDKNRFVGFPYTKYLNAVIEVDMAAAVVMTSVAKARELGIPESKWVFLHGCADAADIWNVSERVNFHSSPAIRAVGKKAFAMADLDVGDVSFIDLYSCFPSAVEIGCLELGIATDDPRGLTITGGLPYFGGPGNNYVMHSIVQMADRLRQAPRKFGLTTGNGWYVTKHSAGIYSTNPTRGKWQREDPKTYQKDIDAMAHPAVVEAPQGAATVETYTVVLDRRGKRFGIVVGRLENGGRFLAHTPDDDATLDRMMRDEVLGKPGTVAPGEVTNLFRFS; encoded by the coding sequence ATGACCGACATCGACCCGCGCACGCCGATCCTCGTCGGCGGCGCGCAGTTCACCCAGCGCACGGCGAAGAGCGACATCCGCGCCAGCCTCGGTCCCGTCGAGATGCTGGCGAAGGTTTCGGCCGACGCGCTCGCCGACACCGGCGCCAAGAATCTCGCTTCCGCGATCGATACCGTCGCCGTCGTGCGCTTCACCGCGGATTCGCCGGGCGACCAGGGCCGCCTGCCCAAACGCATGTTCCGCAATCCGCCGCTCAGCCTGGCGAACCGCATCGGCGCCGCGCCGCGCCGTGCCTTCTACACCGCGACGGGGGGCAACACGCCGCAATGGCTGGTCAACCGCACGGCGGAGGAGATCGCGAACGGCATCTGCGACGTGGCGCTACTCGCCGGCGCCGAATACATCGCCTCGCTGCTCGGCGCGATGAAGCAGGGCGTCGATCTCGGCTGGACGACCGGCCCCGACGCCGATCCCGGCTCCGACCCCGAAGAGATCGGCGACATGCGCCCCGGCACGACGGACTACGAACGCCGCCACGGCCTCGCCTTTCCGGTCAACGTCTATCCCTTGTTCGAGAACGGCCTGCGCGGCATGAAGCGCCGCTCGCCGGCCGAGCACCTGAAATGGCTCGGCGAATTCTTCTCGCCCTTCACCAGGGTCGCGGCGGAGAATCCCTATTCCTGGTTTCCGACCTACCGTTCGGCGGAAGAGATTTCGACGCCGACGGACAAGAACCGCTTCGTCGGCTTTCCCTACACCAAATACCTGAACGCCGTGATCGAGGTCGACATGGCCGCCGCGGTGGTGATGACCTCCGTCGCCAAGGCGCGCGAACTCGGCATCCCGGAATCGAAATGGGTCTTTCTGCACGGTTGCGCCGATGCCGCCGACATCTGGAACGTCTCCGAGCGGGTGAACTTCCATTCCTCGCCAGCGATCCGCGCCGTCGGCAAGAAGGCCTTCGCGATGGCGGACCTCGATGTCGGCGACGTGTCCTTCATCGACCTCTATTCCTGCTTCCCGAGCGCGGTGGAGATCGGCTGCCTCGAACTCGGCATCGCGACCGACGATCCGCGCGGCCTCACCATCACCGGCGGGCTTCCCTATTTCGGCGGCCCGGGCAACAATTACGTGATGCACTCGATCGTGCAGATGGCGGACAGGCTGCGCCAAGCGCCGAGAAAATTCGGCCTCACGACCGGCAATGGCTGGTACGTGACCAAGCATTCGGCCGGCATCTATTCGACAAATCCGACCCGCGGAAAATGGCAACGCGAGGATCCCAAGACCTACCAGAAGGACATCGACGCCATGGCGCATCCCGCCGTCGTCGAGGCGCCGCAGGGCGCGGCCACCGTCGAAACCTATACGGTCGTGCTCGACCGTCGCGGCAAGCGCTTCGGCATCGTGGTCGGGCGGCTCGAAAACGGCGGCCGCTTCCTCGCCCACACGCCGGACGACGATGCGACGCTGGATCGGATGATGCGCGACGAAGTTCTCGGCAAGCCGGGCACGGTGGCGCCGGGAGAGGTCACGAATTTGTTCAGGTTTTCATGA
- a CDS encoding serine hydrolase domain-containing protein, protein MPEVHGFAHDKYAAVKKLFEENIASGADIGASFSATVDGETVVDLWGGHADPAKTRRWEKDTIVNVYSTTKTMTALTALLLADRGLLDFDAPVARYWPEFAANGKADIKVSHLMSHSAGLSGWKEKIAKEDLYDWRKVTALLAAQAPFWKPGTAPGYHALTQGYLVGEIIRRITGKSVGTVFREEIATPLGADFHIGLAASEDDRVAELLAPPQGDAVADGPAMSELMANLATNPGIDVSETTKRAWRGAEIPAAGGTGNARSIAQIHAILANDGVAQGRRFLSKEGVRKALEPQIEGTDLIMGVPAKFGLGFGLPGGLMPLPNPNAMFWGGYGGSIAVIDMDAKMSIGYAMNRMAGTTTGDMRGIGMAFAMWDALKA, encoded by the coding sequence ATGCCCGAAGTCCACGGCTTCGCCCACGACAAATACGCGGCGGTGAAGAAATTGTTCGAAGAGAACATCGCCAGCGGCGCCGACATCGGCGCCTCGTTCTCAGCCACCGTGGACGGCGAGACCGTGGTCGATCTGTGGGGCGGCCATGCCGATCCGGCGAAGACGCGGCGCTGGGAGAAGGACACCATCGTCAACGTCTATTCGACCACCAAGACGATGACGGCGCTGACCGCGCTCCTGCTCGCCGACCGCGGCCTGCTCGATTTCGACGCGCCGGTCGCGCGCTACTGGCCGGAATTCGCCGCCAACGGCAAGGCCGACATCAAGGTCAGCCATCTGATGAGCCATTCCGCCGGCCTTTCCGGCTGGAAGGAGAAGATCGCCAAGGAGGATCTCTACGATTGGCGGAAGGTGACCGCGCTGCTCGCCGCCCAGGCGCCGTTCTGGAAGCCCGGCACCGCGCCCGGCTATCACGCCCTGACGCAGGGCTATCTCGTCGGCGAAATCATCCGCCGCATCACGGGAAAGTCGGTGGGCACGGTGTTCCGCGAGGAGATCGCGACGCCGCTGGGTGCCGATTTCCACATCGGCCTTGCCGCGTCCGAAGACGACCGCGTCGCCGAACTGCTGGCGCCGCCGCAGGGCGATGCGGTGGCGGACGGGCCGGCGATGAGCGAACTCATGGCCAATTTGGCGACCAATCCCGGCATCGACGTGTCGGAGACCACGAAGCGGGCCTGGCGCGGCGCGGAAATCCCGGCGGCCGGCGGCACCGGCAATGCCCGCTCCATCGCCCAGATCCATGCCATCCTGGCCAATGACGGCGTCGCCCAGGGTCGCCGATTCCTGTCCAAAGAAGGCGTCCGCAAGGCGCTCGAGCCGCAGATCGAGGGCACCGATCTGATCATGGGCGTGCCGGCGAAGTTCGGCCTGGGCTTCGGTCTTCCCGGCGGATTGATGCCGCTGCCCAATCCCAATGCGATGTTCTGGGGCGGCTATGGCGGCTCGATCGCCGTCATCGACATGGATGCGAAGATGAGCATCGGCTACGCGATGAACCGCATGGCGGGCACGACCACCGGCGACATGCGCGGCATCGGCATGGCCTTCGCCATGTGGGACGCGCTGAAGGCCTAG
- a CDS encoding histidine phosphatase family protein produces the protein MPRIYMVRHGRAAAGFGEDMDPGLDDLGRGQAEAVAGRLKSIGPRLILSSPLRRTQETAVPLARAWGRTPVIEHAVAEIPSPKGMSLEERVAWLRGLMAGSWRDVPPDLAQWREACVAAVASLREDAVVFSHYVAINVLMGSAQADDRVVVFSPENCSVTIFDNDGGKLRLLDKGSEAALTKVN, from the coding sequence ATGCCCCGCATCTACATGGTCCGCCACGGTCGCGCCGCCGCCGGTTTCGGGGAGGACATGGACCCCGGCCTCGACGATCTCGGCCGCGGCCAGGCCGAAGCGGTCGCCGGCCGGCTCAAGAGCATCGGCCCGCGCCTCATCCTCTCCAGTCCGCTCCGCCGCACCCAGGAGACGGCCGTCCCGCTGGCGCGGGCGTGGGGCCGGACGCCCGTCATCGAACACGCCGTCGCCGAGATACCGTCCCCGAAGGGCATGAGCCTCGAAGAGCGCGTCGCCTGGCTGCGCGGGCTGATGGCCGGCTCGTGGCGCGACGTGCCGCCCGACCTCGCGCAATGGCGCGAGGCCTGCGTCGCGGCGGTGGCGTCGCTCCGGGAAGACGCGGTGGTGTTCTCGCACTATGTCGCGATCAACGTGCTGATGGGCTCGGCGCAGGCCGACGACCGCGTCGTGGTCTTCTCGCCGGAGAACTGCTCCGTCACGATATTCGACAATGACGGCGGCAAGCTGCGATTGTTGGACAAGGGCAGCGAAGCCGCGTTGACGAAGGTGAATTAG
- a CDS encoding amidase has product MSKEPHELTASEMSALFAARELSPVEVADACLTRIEALDAEINAFCHLDPHASQTMAEASEARWLAGEPLSPLDGVPVAVKDLLVTKDWPTRRGSLTVDPHAYIDTDAPTVARLREAGAVLIGKTTTPEFGWKGSTDSPLTGVTRNPWNKAKTPGGSSGGSSAALAARFCPLALGTDGGGSIRIPASFTNTYGLKPSFGRVPAYPLSPFGTLAHVGPMSRTVLDSAMLMNAIARPDARDWYSLPYFPTDYAAEIEAPLAGKRIAFSPRMGFAARVLPEIETLVAAAAKRFERLGAHVEQVDPPGGDPALTFRTLWWSGAASLLGDYTPEQMARLDPGLRRMAEEGIAISKKDYMNAALARGAYGSAMRQFMETYDFLLTPQLATTAFDVGKLTPLDDDGNAWMAWTPFTVPFNLTQQPAASVPCGFTRDGLPVGLQIVGRMFDDAGVLAASYAYEMTDPHFDRVPKGF; this is encoded by the coding sequence ATGTCCAAGGAACCCCACGAACTCACCGCCTCGGAAATGTCCGCATTGTTCGCGGCGCGGGAATTGTCGCCGGTCGAGGTCGCGGACGCCTGCCTCACCCGCATCGAGGCGCTCGACGCCGAGATCAACGCCTTCTGCCACCTCGATCCGCACGCCAGCCAGACGATGGCCGAAGCCTCCGAGGCGCGCTGGCTGGCCGGCGAGCCGCTGTCGCCGCTCGATGGCGTCCCCGTCGCGGTGAAGGATTTGCTGGTGACCAAGGACTGGCCGACGCGGCGCGGCTCGCTCACCGTCGATCCCCACGCCTATATCGACACCGACGCCCCGACCGTCGCGCGCCTGCGCGAGGCGGGCGCCGTCTTGATCGGCAAGACCACCACGCCGGAATTCGGCTGGAAGGGCTCGACCGACAGCCCGCTCACCGGCGTCACGCGCAATCCGTGGAACAAGGCGAAGACGCCGGGCGGTTCTTCCGGCGGTTCCAGCGCCGCGCTGGCGGCGCGGTTCTGCCCGCTGGCGCTCGGCACCGACGGCGGCGGCTCGATCCGCATCCCGGCGAGCTTCACCAACACCTATGGCCTCAAGCCCAGCTTCGGCCGCGTGCCGGCCTATCCGCTGTCGCCCTTCGGCACGCTCGCCCATGTCGGCCCGATGAGCCGCACCGTGCTCGACAGCGCCATGCTGATGAACGCGATCGCGCGGCCCGACGCCCGCGACTGGTATTCGCTGCCGTATTTCCCGACCGACTACGCCGCCGAGATCGAAGCCCCGCTCGCCGGCAAGCGCATCGCCTTCAGCCCGCGCATGGGCTTTGCCGCCCGCGTCCTGCCCGAGATCGAGACGCTGGTGGCCGCCGCCGCCAAGCGCTTCGAACGGCTCGGCGCCCATGTCGAACAGGTCGATCCGCCCGGCGGCGATCCGGCCCTGACCTTCCGCACCCTGTGGTGGTCCGGCGCCGCCAGCCTGCTCGGCGACTACACGCCGGAGCAGATGGCCAGGCTCGATCCTGGCCTGCGCCGCATGGCGGAAGAGGGCATCGCGATCTCCAAGAAGGACTACATGAACGCGGCGCTGGCGCGCGGCGCCTATGGCAGCGCGATGCGCCAATTCATGGAGACATACGACTTCCTGCTGACGCCGCAGCTCGCCACCACCGCCTTCGACGTCGGCAAGCTCACGCCGCTCGACGACGACGGCAATGCCTGGATGGCATGGACGCCCTTCACCGTGCCGTTCAACCTGACCCAACAGCCCGCCGCCAGCGTGCCCTGCGGCTTCACGCGCGACGGCCTGCCGGTCGGCCTGCAGATCGTCGGCCGCATGTTCGACGACGCCGGCGTGCTGGCCGCGAGCTACGCCTATGAGATGACCGATCCGCATTTCGACCGGGTGCCGAAGGGGTTCTGA
- a CDS encoding SDR family oxidoreductase — MTLRNATAAVIGAGDYIGSAIARKFAREGYTVFAGRRTADKLAQLKADIESGGGHCEARALDARKEEDVAAFLAEADAHAPLDVCVFNPGANVNFPILETTERVFRKVWEMACYGGFLTGREAARLMLARGRGTILFTGATASLRGGKGYAAFASAKFGLRAVAQSMARELGPQNIHVAHLIIDAGVDTAFVKERIRARGGDAAVAAIEPDQLMNPESIADAYWYLHTQKRDAWTFELDVRPYKESW; from the coding sequence ATGACGCTCCGCAACGCCACCGCCGCCGTGATCGGCGCCGGCGACTACATCGGCTCCGCCATCGCGCGGAAATTCGCGCGCGAAGGCTACACGGTCTTCGCCGGCCGCCGCACCGCCGACAAGCTCGCCCAGCTCAAGGCCGACATCGAATCCGGCGGCGGCCATTGCGAGGCCCGCGCGCTGGACGCCCGCAAGGAGGAAGACGTCGCCGCCTTCCTCGCCGAGGCCGACGCGCACGCCCCGCTGGACGTCTGCGTCTTCAACCCCGGCGCCAACGTCAACTTCCCGATCCTGGAGACCACCGAACGGGTCTTCCGCAAGGTGTGGGAGATGGCCTGTTACGGCGGCTTCCTCACCGGGCGCGAGGCCGCCCGCCTGATGCTGGCGCGGGGCAGGGGCACGATCCTGTTCACCGGCGCAACCGCGAGCCTGCGCGGCGGCAAGGGCTATGCCGCCTTCGCCTCGGCCAAGTTCGGCCTGCGCGCCGTGGCGCAGAGCATGGCGCGCGAGCTCGGGCCGCAGAACATCCACGTCGCCCATCTCATCATCGACGCCGGCGTCGACACCGCCTTCGTCAAGGAGCGCATCCGCGCCCGCGGCGGCGACGCGGCGGTCGCCGCCATCGAACCGGACCAGCTCATGAACCCCGAATCGATCGCCGACGCCTATTGGTACCTGCACACGCAGAAGCGCGACGCCTGGACCTTCGAACTCGACGTGCGGCCCTACAAGGAGAGCTGGTGA
- a CDS encoding 2-hydroxychromene-2-carboxylate isomerase has translation MPPKTEQVEFLFDFGSPNAFFANRVIPGIEQRTGAKFEVVPVLLGGIFKATGNQSPMQAFGHIKNKMAYEQLETQRFIRRHHIDDFTFNPFFPINTLNLMRMAVAAQNEGYLPRYMDTVFHNMWIAPKKMDDPEVAKAALAASGLDPALYERAQAPAVKAGLIANTEAAVARGVFGIPTFFVGDEMFFGKDRLRDVEEAIGGL, from the coding sequence ATGCCCCCAAAGACGGAGCAAGTGGAATTCCTGTTCGATTTCGGCAGCCCCAACGCCTTCTTCGCCAACCGGGTCATTCCCGGAATCGAACAGCGCACCGGCGCGAAATTCGAAGTCGTTCCCGTGCTGCTCGGCGGTATCTTCAAGGCGACGGGCAACCAGTCGCCGATGCAGGCGTTCGGCCACATCAAGAACAAGATGGCCTACGAACAGCTCGAGACCCAGCGCTTCATCCGCCGCCACCACATCGACGACTTCACGTTCAATCCTTTCTTCCCCATCAACACGCTGAACCTGATGCGCATGGCGGTGGCGGCGCAGAACGAAGGTTACCTGCCGCGCTACATGGATACCGTGTTCCATAACATGTGGATCGCGCCCAAGAAGATGGACGATCCCGAGGTCGCGAAGGCGGCGCTGGCCGCCTCCGGCCTCGACCCGGCGCTGTACGAGCGCGCCCAGGCGCCCGCGGTGAAGGCCGGGCTGATCGCCAACACCGAGGCCGCCGTCGCCCGCGGCGTCTTCGGCATCCCGACCTTCTTCGTCGGCGACGAGATGTTCTTCGGCAAGGACCGGCTCCGGGACGTGGAGGAGGCGATCGGGGGCCTCTGA
- a CDS encoding invasion associated locus B family protein: MIRPSLLAALIGAAVLAAGPAAADDALLLGVSRDWSAFSTGTGADKTCYAMSKPTASTPRKIKRDPIYFLITDWPARKTKSEPEAVPGYQYKDGSTVTAQVGGASFEFFTQNDGGAGAAWIRKRTDEVKLVEAMRNGQSLVVTGTSKRGTLTTDTYSLAGLGDALDRIHRACGL, translated from the coding sequence ATGATTCGGCCGTCTCTTCTTGCCGCCCTTATCGGCGCCGCCGTCCTCGCCGCCGGTCCGGCCGCGGCGGACGACGCGCTTCTCCTCGGCGTGTCGAGGGACTGGTCGGCGTTCAGCACCGGCACCGGGGCGGACAAGACCTGCTACGCAATGTCCAAGCCCACGGCGAGCACGCCGCGCAAGATCAAGCGCGATCCGATCTACTTTCTGATCACCGACTGGCCCGCGCGCAAGACCAAGTCCGAGCCCGAGGCGGTTCCCGGCTACCAGTACAAGGACGGCAGCACCGTCACCGCCCAGGTCGGCGGCGCCAGTTTCGAGTTCTTCACCCAGAACGACGGCGGCGCCGGCGCGGCCTGGATCAGGAAGCGGACCGACGAGGTCAAGCTGGTCGAGGCGATGCGCAACGGTCAGTCGCTGGTCGTCACCGGCACGTCCAAGCGCGGCACGCTGACCACGGACACCTATTCCCTGGCCGGCCTCGGCGACGCCCTGGACCGGATCCACAGGGCCTGCGGGCTGTAA